In one window of Chryseobacterium viscerum DNA:
- a CDS encoding acyl-CoA dehydrogenase family protein — protein sequence MSYYPLTSIPDYYGIDALLTEEHKLIRQSVRDWVESFVMPQIDHAAQNHTDIPNLMRELGKIGALGPYIPVEYGGSGLDQISYGLIMQELERGDSAVRSAASVQSSLVMFPINEFGSEEQKMKYLPKLAAGEMIGSFGLTEPNHGSDPGSMETYFKDMGDHYLLNGAKMWITNSPLCDIAVVWAKNEEGKVQGLIVERGMEGFTTPETHNKWSLRASKTGELVFNDVKVPKENLLPGVTGLKGPLSCLNSARYGISWGVIGAAIDCHCTAVQYAKERKQFGKPIGSYQLQQKKLAEFLTEITKAQLLCLQLGNLKNAHKATPAQISMAKRNNVNMAIEIARESRQILGGMGIMGEFPMMRHAANLESVITYEGTHDVHLLITGLDITGINAF from the coding sequence ATGTCATATTATCCTCTTACAAGCATCCCTGATTATTATGGAATTGATGCTTTACTTACTGAAGAACACAAACTCATCCGCCAATCTGTAAGAGACTGGGTTGAAAGTTTTGTAATGCCGCAGATTGATCATGCCGCTCAAAATCATACAGATATACCTAATCTTATGAGAGAATTGGGGAAAATCGGAGCACTGGGACCTTATATCCCGGTTGAGTATGGCGGTTCAGGATTAGACCAGATTTCTTATGGTCTTATTATGCAGGAATTGGAAAGAGGAGATTCTGCAGTACGTTCTGCTGCTTCGGTTCAGAGCTCTTTGGTGATGTTTCCTATCAATGAATTCGGTTCTGAGGAACAGAAAATGAAATATCTTCCTAAGCTTGCTGCGGGAGAAATGATCGGATCTTTTGGATTGACAGAACCTAATCACGGTTCTGACCCAGGTTCTATGGAAACGTATTTTAAAGATATGGGAGATCATTATCTTTTGAATGGGGCTAAAATGTGGATCACTAACTCTCCTCTATGCGATATCGCTGTGGTATGGGCAAAAAATGAAGAAGGAAAAGTACAGGGACTGATTGTTGAAAGAGGAATGGAAGGTTTCACCACTCCTGAAACTCACAATAAATGGAGCTTAAGAGCTTCAAAAACCGGAGAATTGGTATTCAATGACGTAAAAGTTCCGAAAGAAAACCTTCTTCCTGGAGTAACAGGACTGAAGGGGCCTTTATCTTGTCTTAACTCTGCCAGATACGGAATTTCATGGGGAGTAATCGGTGCTGCCATTGACTGCCACTGTACTGCTGTTCAATACGCTAAGGAAAGAAAGCAGTTTGGAAAGCCAATCGGTTCTTACCAGCTTCAACAGAAAAAACTGGCTGAATTCTTAACAGAGATTACAAAGGCTCAGTTACTATGTCTTCAGTTAGGAAATCTTAAAAATGCCCACAAAGCAACTCCGGCTCAGATTTCTATGGCTAAACGTAACAACGTCAATATGGCTATTGAAATTGCCAGAGAATCAAGACAGATCCTTGGTGGAATGGGAATCATGGGTGAATTCCCAATGATGAGACATGCTGCTAACCTGGAGTCTGTGATTACTTATGAAGGAACACATGACGTTCATTTGTTAATCACTGGTTTAGATATTACAGGAATTAACGCTTTCTAA
- a CDS encoding T9SS type A sorting domain-containing protein: MRKITTFLLGLTAPFYFAQQAGDVVSAEQKLDLTPQGVINFISNNLGDQDAPEFASYLNSFNVGLKGYKITYYTKNENNVLVKATGLLMYPNVGFKLSTVVSDHGTTDSRNNVPSNFKGALTAGFVVELSYVLNGYILMAPDYVGMGTGDGVHPYVDYATEAGATIDFITAANKVLAQLGVKRYDEYFLAGYSQGAHAAMSTLKRLSISNPNNIKFKYAYMGDGPYDFSGVTLNKGVLEKDIYPFTSFLANVLHTCNNTGYKTYNSNISEVISAEYLDKYNYHVVQDNGGLLWGPVIWRKLFTTSFVNDVTNNPNNKLRQCMKPKDVYDWYNKTPMTLGHSTVDLAIPPENTSKTIDVQRGYYPWWDLNKYKLDSFYWGPLGHVGGILPFTLASNAKFNTLRSGGLLNEWAIAGSIFGKQSAEKTNEKPSLLSSQIKPDLGSMQLVEITDFNKEKAQSRTANDRSLSTLKDGVYLLKISENNENKIIPYIKNTPKEIAENEIVQSANASLLQLKVDQEELTAVNIFDENKTLVKSISQKQYREAGGINLQDLENKNYTLEVVTPYYNLQFNKAVGNTPSSESSTDIYAQKQQIIAKSANDIKNISIYSISGTLIVQQEVNKPLFESRNLESGVYLVQITLSNGKIINKKVKL; this comes from the coding sequence ATGAGAAAAATCACAACTTTTTTACTAGGTCTTACCGCTCCATTCTACTTTGCACAGCAGGCTGGAGATGTTGTAAGTGCAGAACAGAAACTGGATTTAACGCCACAGGGAGTCATCAATTTTATCTCCAATAATCTTGGTGATCAGGATGCTCCGGAATTTGCCAGCTATCTGAACAGTTTTAATGTGGGCTTAAAGGGCTACAAGATTACTTATTACACCAAAAACGAAAACAATGTTCTTGTAAAAGCTACCGGACTGCTAATGTATCCCAATGTAGGATTCAAATTATCAACAGTTGTATCTGATCATGGCACAACAGACAGCAGAAATAATGTTCCGTCTAATTTCAAAGGAGCATTAACAGCAGGCTTTGTTGTTGAATTGTCTTACGTCCTCAATGGCTATATTTTAATGGCTCCTGATTATGTAGGGATGGGAACCGGAGACGGAGTACACCCTTATGTAGATTATGCCACAGAAGCAGGCGCTACCATTGATTTCATTACCGCTGCTAATAAAGTACTGGCTCAATTGGGTGTCAAACGCTATGATGAGTACTTTTTAGCCGGATATTCCCAGGGGGCCCATGCTGCGATGTCTACTTTAAAAAGATTAAGCATTTCAAATCCCAATAATATCAAATTCAAATATGCTTATATGGGAGACGGACCGTATGATTTCTCCGGTGTGACTTTAAATAAAGGAGTTCTGGAAAAAGATATTTACCCGTTTACCTCATTCCTTGCCAATGTTCTTCACACCTGCAACAATACGGGATATAAAACATACAATAGCAATATTTCAGAAGTTATTTCTGCAGAATACCTTGATAAATACAACTATCATGTTGTACAGGATAATGGCGGACTTTTATGGGGCCCTGTAATATGGAGAAAACTCTTTACAACCAGCTTCGTAAATGATGTCACCAATAATCCCAATAACAAGCTGAGACAGTGCATGAAACCTAAAGATGTGTACGATTGGTACAACAAAACACCTATGACATTGGGGCATTCTACTGTCGATTTAGCTATTCCACCTGAAAACACTTCCAAAACCATAGATGTTCAGCGCGGATATTATCCTTGGTGGGATCTGAATAAATACAAGCTGGATTCTTTCTACTGGGGACCGCTTGGGCACGTAGGAGGAATTCTTCCCTTTACTCTAGCTTCCAATGCCAAATTCAATACTTTACGAAGTGGCGGGCTTCTTAATGAATGGGCTATTGCAGGGTCTATCTTCGGTAAGCAGTCAGCTGAGAAAACGAATGAAAAGCCTTCCCTGCTATCTTCACAGATCAAACCGGATTTGGGCAGCATGCAATTGGTTGAAATTACGGATTTTAACAAAGAAAAAGCTCAAAGCAGAACAGCTAATGACCGCAGCTTATCAACTTTAAAAGACGGAGTTTATCTATTGAAAATATCGGAAAATAATGAAAATAAAATAATTCCGTACATCAAAAATACCCCTAAAGAAATTGCTGAAAACGAGATTGTACAATCAGCAAATGCATCGCTTTTACAATTAAAAGTTGATCAGGAAGAACTTACTGCTGTGAATATTTTTGATGAAAATAAAACGTTGGTAAAAAGCATTTCTCAAAAACAGTACCGTGAAGCCGGAGGAATCAACCTTCAGGATCTGGAAAATAAAAACTATACGCTTGAAGTAGTTACGCCATATTACAATCTTCAGTTCAATAAAGCTGTTGGCAATACTCCATCATCAGAAAGCAGTACTGATATTTATGCTCAGAAACAGCAGATCATTGCAAAATCCGCCAATGACATTAAAAACATCAGCATTTACAGTATTTCCGGTACTCTGATCGTTCAGCAGGAAGTCAATAAACCTTTATTTGAATCCAGAAACCTAGAATCTGGCGTGTATCTGGTACAAATCACGCTTTCTAATGGAAAAATTATTAATAAAAAAGTAAAACTGTAA
- a CDS encoding patatin-like phospholipase family protein — translation MKKILIFFAIAFSLITKSQQKNDSLNIALQNVTKDTKFGLALSGGGAKGFAHIGILKMIDSLGIKVDYITGTSMGGILGGLYAMGYNADQLKHTIYKMDWNRILSNKIPYSKVNISEKDEYDKYILEFPVVKGFPTLPGSYIEGQYMGEVLNTLTFNAKHINDFSKLKIPVQLTSSDIENGGLVMQKQGSLPLAIRATLAIPAAFAPVYIDGKLLVDGGLDRNYPANEVREMGADFVIGGYTGFRLFTKKEIENPMKMIYQTHAIRSVEDFKHQKELSNVLVDFVDPLGDITTKDFAKFRRIIKIGEVEARKHLPEFVALAEAQRKAGIQYEHQMIAEVKLPTTKFTFNEEDGTPINDAAEIEVLKKQMGLTEGKYYDAKTVNEAIDRVFGMRQYVKVYYTYTNENDGLVMNVFVKRAKKGAFKLALHYDTEQSVGIIVNYTYRNILLNRSRFLATVDISERFKAKLAYQQFLDSGERLWLDLEAKMVNLKSNDLNFRLYDVSEDGSDRFPNHMYRNITGKIALNYNITPNAYLSLGTEFSTERMYSLLDKVDQAKVDNYSKKLYNHSNFNTFLKFEQNNLNKRYFTTRGNHLQVSTRFYYGDRYQLYDLNTVQPLLYLILNPKESYYYEPENLVSFTLNENFFYPITRRLTVKANVFLGANFGSGKEGKVPYLFLNQKYNLGGSEYNYDLLSPEFNGLRQKELPMTSVAKTAISLQYRIMKRLYLTPSFSYGKVSEELSPFKDSFDMFGYGVNLGYESLIGPISLNVSRNSQLDFSRIYFSVGFKF, via the coding sequence ATGAAAAAGATCCTGATATTTTTTGCCATAGCTTTCTCTCTTATTACCAAGTCTCAGCAAAAGAATGATTCCTTGAATATTGCGCTTCAGAATGTGACCAAAGACACTAAATTCGGTCTTGCTCTCAGTGGTGGAGGTGCAAAAGGTTTTGCACACATTGGGATTCTAAAGATGATCGATTCATTGGGAATCAAGGTGGATTACATCACAGGAACCAGTATGGGTGGTATCCTGGGCGGTTTGTATGCGATGGGATATAATGCCGACCAGCTGAAGCATACGATCTATAAAATGGACTGGAACAGGATTCTGAGCAATAAAATTCCTTACAGCAAAGTCAATATCAGTGAAAAAGACGAATATGATAAGTATATTCTTGAATTTCCGGTAGTAAAAGGATTTCCAACTCTTCCAGGCTCGTATATTGAAGGACAGTACATGGGAGAGGTTCTTAATACACTTACTTTCAATGCAAAACATATCAATGATTTCAGCAAACTGAAGATACCTGTTCAGCTTACTTCTTCCGATATTGAAAACGGAGGGCTGGTGATGCAGAAACAAGGCTCTTTACCACTTGCTATTCGTGCTACATTGGCAATTCCTGCGGCTTTTGCACCCGTTTATATTGATGGAAAGCTTTTGGTAGATGGCGGATTGGACCGTAATTATCCAGCCAATGAGGTTAGAGAAATGGGAGCGGATTTTGTGATTGGAGGATATACGGGCTTCAGGCTTTTTACCAAGAAAGAGATTGAAAATCCGATGAAAATGATTTATCAGACGCATGCCATCCGTTCGGTAGAGGATTTTAAACATCAAAAGGAGCTGTCTAATGTATTGGTAGACTTTGTAGATCCATTGGGTGATATTACGACGAAGGATTTTGCCAAATTCAGGAGGATCATCAAAATTGGAGAGGTAGAAGCGAGAAAACACCTTCCTGAGTTTGTAGCCCTGGCAGAAGCTCAGCGGAAAGCAGGAATCCAATATGAACATCAGATGATTGCAGAGGTGAAACTGCCTACTACAAAATTTACTTTTAACGAAGAAGACGGAACTCCTATCAATGATGCCGCGGAGATTGAAGTGCTTAAAAAGCAAATGGGGCTGACGGAAGGGAAGTATTACGATGCAAAAACCGTAAATGAAGCAATAGACAGAGTCTTTGGAATGCGCCAGTATGTAAAGGTGTATTATACCTATACGAATGAAAATGATGGTCTTGTGATGAATGTTTTTGTGAAAAGAGCAAAAAAAGGGGCTTTTAAACTGGCTCTGCATTATGACACGGAACAATCGGTAGGAATTATTGTTAATTATACTTACAGGAATATCCTTCTGAACAGATCCCGATTTCTGGCAACCGTAGATATTTCCGAACGTTTCAAGGCTAAACTTGCTTATCAGCAGTTCCTTGATAGCGGAGAGCGTTTGTGGCTGGATTTGGAAGCTAAGATGGTTAATCTTAAGAGTAATGATCTGAACTTCAGATTGTATGATGTAAGCGAAGATGGCAGCGATCGTTTTCCTAACCATATGTACCGTAATATCACCGGAAAGATTGCTCTGAATTATAATATTACTCCAAATGCCTACTTATCATTGGGAACGGAGTTCAGCACCGAAAGAATGTACAGCTTACTGGATAAAGTGGATCAGGCCAAAGTGGATAATTACAGTAAGAAATTATATAACCATAGCAATTTCAATACATTCCTGAAGTTTGAACAGAATAATCTTAATAAAAGATATTTTACAACAAGAGGAAATCATCTTCAGGTAAGCACAAGATTTTATTATGGTGACAGGTACCAGCTTTATGATCTGAATACAGTACAGCCGCTCCTGTATCTGATACTTAATCCAAAAGAATCTTATTATTACGAACCTGAAAACCTCGTTTCATTTACTTTAAATGAGAACTTTTTTTACCCTATCACAAGAAGACTGACTGTCAAAGCAAATGTGTTTTTGGGGGCAAATTTCGGATCAGGGAAGGAAGGCAAGGTTCCATATCTTTTCCTGAATCAGAAATACAATCTTGGAGGAAGTGAGTATAATTATGATCTCTTAAGCCCAGAGTTTAATGGCCTTCGCCAGAAAGAGCTTCCTATGACCTCAGTTGCTAAAACAGCAATATCATTGCAGTACAGGATTATGAAAAGACTTTATCTTACCCCTTCCTTCAGCTATGGTAAAGTGAGTGAGGAGCTTTCTCCTTTTAAGGACAGTTTCGATATGTTTGGATATGGAGTAAACCTTGGATACGAATCTCTTATTGGTCCTATCAGTTTAAATGTTTCCAGAAACAGCCAGCTTGATTTTTCAAGAATATACTTTAGCGTCGGTTTTAAATTTTAA
- a CDS encoding PD-(D/E)XK nuclease family protein — MKFLNKIIHELLAQNPDLSAFNIILPGKRPIVFIRQILEENNYSGLLPNFFTVEELINKIADQQPIQGIPLWLFSFDVYRSLNLIPRDDFSDFLKWFPTLQKDWDDILKFSDSDQAVLQYMFDEERIKEWAQDLGEDDDVPRKKFLNFWQNMNVFLPVLKERLQEKNWATSGMIHEAAKAKIGDFAENTKEEFVFCGFNAFTPVEEKLVRSLLKWNKAQCFFQADHYYFDDERQEAGKFLRNHKTWKEFDENRSFQWIEDDFNQPKKIKVYEVSGNVTQTKVLPEIFKEINNKTYSNTAVVLLDENLLPASLDVMHGVDNLNITMGFPLKNLSFSNAVKRLFYLQKQLEKNKSSYYYRDVFPILEELPKSDEDELVINDFKAKVEERNIVYISKKLLHELLNGLSYFNLLQKAEGTNRYLDMLITFCQQVKWLEIDDIQYENVSHFENAFRIIKNQLTPYSIEIKMETLEILINQHINSESIDFQGEPLRGLQIMGLLETRLLNFENVILLSVNEGKLPLGNSQNTYIPFDIRRYFDLHTFLENDSIYAYHFYRLIQDAKNVHLLYNALSSGVNTGEKSRFITQIEMESSHEIEHLIIENSSEPITTKPIEISKTQIVQERLQKWKEKVSASHLTSYLYNPIDFYLSKILNTSETDEIEEELSVKNYGNLVHYSLQEVYEVLKGKVLKESDLKDSVKAIDHYINIAIEKLKHQPEFYEKGMNYIHKAIAKKVIENILTHDLELIKQGNKLEIIDIERKFENIDFPLDGNDKISFFGFIDRIDKLNGTLRIIDYKTAKIKNLSVKIDGDNVDEYFHNSERKQALQLCIYHYVVQHLPEFWGYPIETGIWSFADAKKGMVSLQFDKGNIDDAMKSVKSLILEILNPDVNFVETIKAY; from the coding sequence TTGAAATTCCTCAATAAGATCATTCACGAACTGCTAGCGCAAAACCCGGACCTTTCTGCGTTTAATATCATTCTGCCCGGAAAACGTCCCATTGTGTTTATCAGGCAGATCCTGGAGGAAAACAATTATTCAGGGCTTCTTCCCAATTTTTTTACCGTAGAAGAACTCATCAATAAAATTGCTGATCAGCAACCCATTCAGGGGATTCCGCTGTGGCTTTTCTCATTCGATGTGTACAGAAGTCTGAATCTTATTCCTAGGGATGATTTTTCGGACTTTTTGAAGTGGTTTCCTACGTTGCAGAAGGACTGGGATGATATTCTCAAGTTTTCAGACAGTGATCAGGCTGTTCTTCAGTATATGTTTGACGAGGAAAGGATCAAAGAATGGGCTCAGGATCTCGGTGAGGATGATGATGTCCCAAGAAAGAAGTTCCTTAATTTCTGGCAGAATATGAATGTTTTTCTCCCTGTTTTGAAGGAGAGACTGCAGGAAAAGAACTGGGCGACTTCGGGGATGATTCATGAGGCTGCGAAAGCTAAGATTGGAGATTTTGCTGAAAATACCAAAGAAGAGTTTGTCTTTTGCGGGTTCAATGCCTTTACCCCGGTGGAGGAAAAGCTGGTAAGAAGTCTTTTGAAATGGAATAAAGCGCAATGTTTCTTTCAGGCAGATCATTATTATTTCGATGACGAAAGACAGGAAGCCGGAAAGTTTCTGAGAAACCATAAAACCTGGAAAGAATTTGATGAAAACAGGTCTTTTCAATGGATAGAAGACGACTTTAATCAACCGAAAAAAATCAAGGTATACGAAGTATCCGGGAATGTAACCCAGACCAAAGTACTGCCTGAAATTTTTAAGGAAATCAATAATAAAACCTATTCCAATACAGCAGTGGTATTGCTGGATGAAAACCTTCTTCCTGCAAGCCTGGATGTAATGCATGGTGTTGATAATTTGAATATTACGATGGGATTCCCATTGAAGAACTTATCTTTCTCCAATGCTGTGAAACGTCTTTTCTATCTGCAGAAACAACTGGAAAAAAACAAATCTTCCTATTACTACAGAGATGTTTTCCCCATTCTGGAAGAGCTTCCTAAATCTGATGAAGACGAGCTTGTTATCAATGATTTTAAAGCCAAAGTAGAAGAAAGGAATATTGTTTATATTTCTAAAAAGCTTCTTCATGAGTTGCTCAACGGGCTATCATACTTTAATCTTCTTCAGAAAGCTGAGGGAACAAATAGGTATCTGGATATGCTGATTACGTTCTGCCAGCAGGTAAAATGGCTGGAAATAGACGATATTCAGTATGAGAATGTTTCTCACTTTGAAAATGCATTCAGAATTATCAAAAATCAGCTGACTCCCTACAGTATTGAAATTAAAATGGAAACGCTGGAAATCCTGATCAACCAGCATATCAATTCTGAAAGTATCGATTTTCAGGGAGAACCGTTGAGAGGATTGCAGATTATGGGATTGCTGGAAACCCGTCTCCTGAATTTTGAAAACGTTATCCTGCTTTCTGTGAACGAAGGAAAACTACCGCTTGGTAACTCTCAGAATACCTATATTCCTTTTGATATCCGAAGGTATTTTGATCTCCATACTTTCCTGGAAAATGACAGTATTTATGCTTATCACTTTTACAGGCTGATTCAGGATGCGAAGAATGTTCATTTACTGTACAATGCGTTAAGTTCAGGAGTGAATACTGGAGAGAAAAGCAGGTTCATCACACAGATTGAAATGGAAAGTTCGCATGAGATCGAGCACCTGATTATCGAAAATTCTTCTGAGCCAATTACCACAAAACCTATAGAAATTTCCAAAACGCAGATTGTACAGGAACGTCTTCAGAAATGGAAGGAAAAAGTATCTGCATCCCACCTTACAAGCTACCTCTATAATCCGATTGATTTTTATCTTTCCAAGATTTTGAATACCTCGGAAACGGATGAAATTGAAGAAGAGCTTTCTGTGAAAAATTACGGAAATCTGGTCCATTATTCACTTCAAGAAGTGTATGAGGTATTGAAAGGTAAAGTTTTAAAAGAAAGCGATTTAAAAGATTCAGTTAAAGCAATAGATCATTATATAAATATTGCCATTGAAAAACTGAAACACCAGCCGGAATTCTATGAGAAGGGAATGAATTATATTCATAAAGCCATTGCTAAAAAAGTGATTGAAAATATCCTTACTCATGATCTTGAATTGATAAAACAGGGAAACAAACTAGAGATTATTGATATCGAAAGAAAGTTTGAAAACATCGATTTTCCTCTTGACGGAAATGACAAAATTTCTTTTTTCGGATTCATCGACCGGATTGATAAACTGAACGGGACTTTAAGAATCATTGATTATAAAACGGCCAAGATCAAAAATCTCAGCGTGAAAATTGATGGAGACAATGTAGATGAATATTTCCATAACAGTGAAAGAAAACAGGCGCTTCAGCTTTGTATTTATCATTATGTGGTGCAGCATCTTCCTGAGTTCTGGGGATACCCTATCGAAACGGGAATATGGAGCTTTGCAGATGCTAAAAAAGGAATGGTATCACTGCAGTTTGACAAAGGAAATATTGATGATGCCATGAAATCAGTGAAAAGTCTGATCCTTGAAATCCTGAATCCGGATGTTAATTTTGTTGAAACTATAAAAGCATATTAA
- a CDS encoding DUF922 domain-containing protein → MRFTFVLCLLAAEMVFGQKITWEEGRKLTWDNFKSPVNKKKNPDVAAYTHCGWEFSSIKSSNPKAPVTITIKTIFNEEKSWKDVKKADDYILLHEQKHFDIAELFVRKFRKAVAEKIRTSGDYNKYFKAIYDGISTDYQNFQMAYDRETRHGINKEKQAEYNNTISEQLDNLKSYQAP, encoded by the coding sequence ATGAGGTTTACTTTTGTGTTGTGCTTATTGGCAGCTGAGATGGTATTCGGGCAAAAGATTACCTGGGAAGAAGGCAGAAAACTTACCTGGGATAATTTTAAAAGCCCGGTGAATAAGAAAAAGAATCCAGATGTAGCGGCGTATACCCATTGCGGCTGGGAATTTTCCTCTATAAAATCTTCCAATCCAAAAGCGCCGGTTACCATTACCATTAAAACGATATTTAACGAAGAGAAATCCTGGAAGGATGTTAAAAAAGCAGATGATTACATCCTGCTTCACGAGCAGAAACATTTTGATATTGCAGAATTATTTGTAAGAAAATTCAGAAAGGCAGTCGCTGAAAAAATCAGAACTTCCGGTGATTATAACAAATATTTCAAAGCAATTTATGATGGGATATCCACCGATTATCAAAACTTCCAGATGGCCTATGACAGAGAAACCCGTCACGGGATCAATAAAGAAAAACAGGCAGAATATAATAATACGATTTCTGAACAACTAGACAATTTAAAAAGCTATCAAGCCCCTTGA